Proteins from a single region of Fibrobacter sp.:
- a CDS encoding histidine-type phosphatase has product MPHFLNNRFTSAIAPAAFAFAIAALPAQAQTTDAELAAHPEYTLSGAMPYPEPGKNVKYAKAPAGYKPFYISHYARHGSRFHHSADEYKYIAETLAKADSANALTPLGKQVNALAQTLKSEAMPRTGDLTQAGVHQHMGIAKRMAKNFPEVFKERKAGNKKAVPHVKAYASTSGRCIVSMAAFIGELRVQFPKIEPELVSGKSYMPFICAFDWGKLDYSKAPAYIAESDKLWQKVDPKPLLQKLFADTAYAAKNIDAGTFYNRLLEITDLFPGMDSTLVASVEKAANAPVSTLREIYTPEERITRWKAQNAWWYSLLGTSPLINKSNGTDFAKGTLQNILDEADTALASIEPVAATLRFGHDAGLLPLAALMQLPVANAKVSDLSKLHEQWNDFRVIPMAANMQIVFYRKGDGTAKPAAAKAGATPDAAPGANVLVKVLYNEIEQVLPVPCGASDQNATTANDAATKPAKQNCPAAPYYRWEDFRAFYSQFTK; this is encoded by the coding sequence ATGCCTCACTTTTTAAACAACCGATTCACAAGCGCAATCGCGCCGGCCGCATTCGCGTTCGCCATCGCGGCACTCCCCGCACAGGCGCAGACGACCGACGCCGAACTCGCGGCACACCCGGAATACACCCTCAGCGGCGCGATGCCGTACCCGGAACCCGGCAAAAACGTCAAGTACGCCAAGGCGCCCGCAGGGTACAAGCCTTTCTATATAAGCCACTACGCCAGGCACGGCAGCCGCTTCCACCACAGCGCCGACGAATACAAATACATCGCCGAAACGCTTGCCAAGGCCGATTCGGCAAACGCGCTTACGCCCCTCGGCAAACAAGTGAACGCACTCGCGCAGACCCTCAAGAGCGAGGCGATGCCCCGTACCGGCGACCTCACGCAGGCGGGCGTGCACCAGCACATGGGAATCGCCAAACGCATGGCCAAGAACTTCCCCGAGGTGTTCAAGGAACGCAAAGCGGGCAACAAGAAAGCCGTCCCGCACGTGAAAGCCTACGCAAGCACCAGCGGGCGCTGCATCGTGAGCATGGCCGCCTTCATCGGGGAACTCCGCGTACAGTTCCCGAAAATCGAACCCGAGCTGGTTTCGGGCAAGAGCTACATGCCCTTCATATGCGCATTCGACTGGGGCAAGCTGGACTACTCCAAGGCGCCCGCCTACATCGCCGAAAGCGACAAGCTCTGGCAAAAGGTGGACCCGAAACCGCTCCTGCAAAAACTTTTCGCCGATACCGCCTACGCCGCCAAGAACATTGACGCGGGCACATTCTACAACAGGCTCCTCGAAATCACCGACCTGTTCCCCGGCATGGATTCCACGCTTGTCGCAAGCGTAGAGAAGGCAGCGAACGCCCCGGTAAGCACGCTACGCGAAATCTACACTCCCGAAGAACGCATCACGCGCTGGAAGGCGCAAAACGCCTGGTGGTACAGCCTGCTCGGCACAAGCCCGCTTATCAACAAGAGCAACGGCACCGACTTCGCGAAGGGTACGCTCCAGAACATCCTCGACGAGGCGGATACGGCGCTTGCAAGCATTGAACCCGTAGCCGCAACGCTGCGCTTCGGGCACGACGCGGGCCTCCTTCCGCTCGCCGCCCTCATGCAGCTGCCCGTCGCTAACGCGAAGGTATCCGACCTCTCGAAACTGCACGAGCAGTGGAACGACTTCAGGGTCATCCCGATGGCCGCGAACATGCAGATCGTGTTCTACCGCAAGGGCGACGGGACCGCAAAACCCGCAGCCGCAAAGGCCGGCGCCACCCCTGACGCAGCCCCTGGCGCAAACGTGCTCGTGAAGGTCCTGTACAACGAAATCGAGCAGGTTCTCCCCGTACCGTGCGGCGCATCAGACCAAAACGCCACCACGGCAAACGACGCTGCAACCAAGCCCGCAAAGCAGAACTGCCCCGCCGCACCGTACTACCGCTGGGAAGATTTCCGCGCCTTCTATTCACAATTCACAAAGTAG